In Terriglobales bacterium, the genomic window CCGCTCTCGCCGGCATCCATCGCCCGCATCACCGATATCTTGAAATCACGACTGTAGCTGCCTCGGGCCAAGTCCATTGCCTTTCTCCATTCAATGTACTCAGTCCCTTATTTCCCTGTCTCATTTTTGGGGTTCACTCCACTCCATACCCCTCCCCCTCCCCCCTCTTTTTGCGCAAAATACATCTTCCAAAAGACTTAGCTTCGTTTTCTCGTGTTTTTCCCAATTTTGTACGCAATATGTTGTGGTGTGGAAAACTCAAAATACCGACATCTTGTTTATTACTACTTGGTAATTAGCCTTTTCTGCGCCGTTCGCTTCGTGGCTCCGCAGCTTCTGCTGACTGTTTTTGCCGAAGCCGACTGCCGATTGCCGACTGCCGGCATCCTGAGCGGAGTCGAAGGGCCTTGTGGTTGCCGAATGCCGAATGCCGACAGCCGCCTTTCTCCAGTACATACGCGAGAAATTTAGCTAGACGCTGCGTCTGCGCCAACGCCAGATTTCCACGGCGTTACCCCGAGATTTCCACGGGGTTACGCCGACTTTTCCACGGGGTAACCCCGAGTTTTCCACGGCGTTACCCCAGCCCGCCGACATCCGCAGATTCATCGAGCGCCACACGCGTCCCGTTTCGGAACTTCGCGTTGTCACGCTCCGCCGCAATTACACCCATACTTCTGTGCTATGACGAAATGGGGCGAAAGTCAAGCGAAATCCGCGGCGGGAAAATCAGACGGAGGTTACGAATCGCGCAGAGCTGCGCGGAATACGCGGGACGCTCCGAATCCCATTTTGGTGCTGTGGTGAGTTTGCCGAGAGCTGAATGCCGATGTGACCCGTGCATTGCCTTTGCGGTTGGCTTTGGGTGTGGCTAGCAGCTTAGGAACTCAGCAGGTTGCTTCTAATTCTTGTACGGATTTCCGCACGCACGAAGCACTTGCCCCTGCGAAGACGTTTTTTAGGCCTGCCTGCGCTCGTGATGATGCGAAGCAACCACCTACCTTCCGTGCTCCTGCCAACCTGAAGTAAAATCCCACCGCTCTCGTCGAACAGAACCATGCGAAAAATAGCCGCGGTCATTAGTCCGCTCTTAACTTTCGTTCTATATGCCGTCATCGTTTGGGGCGAGACCGGCGGAATCGCTCACGCGTTCCGGCAACATGGACTCGCGAACGGTTTCGTCGCCGTTTTTGTTCCACCAGTAGCGTGGTATAGAGGAGCAGAATTTTTTTGGCATCATTCTGATTCTCAGGTTAAGTCTGCAGCAACACCGGAATCGTATCCAGAGTTAACAATCGATGAGACTGATCGCCTGAGTCAGGTGATTGGGAAGGCAATGCAGGAGCCGTTAACGCCGAAAGACGTTGCCAGCTATAAGGCTGTTGTCCGAGCTTACAGCATTCGGACCTCTCGTCCACCGGTGGAAGCAGAGGGCGAATGGCTGCTTCGAGCTGCAAATCTGGATTACGAATACCAGCGGGAATTAGGTAGATGCATCCTGAACTCGTTCGATTCCCGGGAACCGTTTTTCTCAGAAAGGCTCTTGACGCTCCGTCCCGAGGTGGAAAAAGCGGGCCGTAAGAGTTCCAAGACGGAAAACGATTGGCGCATCATCACCGCAGCAGGTCACCGGAGCTCCTGGACTGACGAGAGTGGCGAAATTCACGAGCCGCTAACTCGCGAAGAAATCCTCGACGGCTTACGGCAGACCGAAATCGTCAGACAAAACCTCGACTTGATTTCGAGCTCCTTTCATCAGGTCGCGCAAGAGTTCCGGCACTAAGTGCCATACGGATTCAATGGTAACTATCTGCTTAGTCCAGCAACTAAGAGCATGGGGCTATCAATGACGGTCGCGTTTTCGATGGTGATGCCAACATCTAGTTACCCGGCCTGAGGCTTGCCGCGTATTCTTCGAGTCTGCTATAACATCCCCAGCATCGCCAGCACGATGTTGCTGCTGGACTAGCCTTGAGTGGAGGGCTCCTCGGCCACAACTAGAGCCTTCGAACCAGCCTTATCTCAAGAGGCTTCGTTCAAGGGGAGGTGACTTGAACCATGTCACATCTTCTGCAACATTTTCTGCAACACTCGATTTTCTAGAGTTCACGCTGTTCAAAGCTGCGCTGTTCATAGTCTTCACAATCAGCCTAGTTCGGTTCGTGTGGATGGAGGTGCGCAAGAACTAATTAACCGCGCGGCCGACGGCAAAATCCCATAATCCGAATGGTTGCAACAATCTGCCAACCTCGGCAGCGATACCCTCATGTTCGATTTCAGCTAGAATCCAAGCCCGCGAATTCTAGCGGGCTTTTCTTTTCCGATTTGGGAAATCTGCGGTCTCTGGAGACTGGCCGTTGACACTCGAAGCGCTTCTGACGTTCTTTGGCATTCTTATCGCGGTTCTGGCTGTCGTTCGTCCCGTACAGCGGCGCTCGTTGGAGCTGTTTGCCCCTCTGCGGCTTCTATGGTTTTCGATTGCTGTCTCCCTCCTGTTAATCGTCTGCCGTGATGCTCCACTCGGTCTAGCACCGCCATTTGGATGGTCCGTTGACGTCGTATTGTTCGCCCTTACAATGGCAGCTTTCCTTTTTCCAGTGGGAGTCGCTTTATTCTGCTGGACTTCATGGGTCCGAGCGCGTCTTACCGAGGGACGATTGCCGCGCGTGGAGCATGTCTTTCAGGCTGCACTCCGTGAGCGCGAGTTCGATGAAGTTGAAAGAATTCTGCAGCGAAATAGCTCGCGACTGGAACGGATCCCAGCTACTGCCGCCTCCGTTTTGTTTTCTTCCCGTATGGTATCCGCGCTGTTGGACTCGCATTCCCTAGTACATCTCGAGCTACTTTCGAGCTTGCCGTTTCTCACGTCTCTGGAGAACCGCCACGCAGCCGTGGACAGCGTCACTCGTGAGTTGCTGAGATCAGACGCTTCACCGTTACGATCGGCAGCGATGCACACGTATGGCGGAATGGATCCGTTTCCCTACTCAGACCGGGAACGGGACCTCATTGAGGGGACATTTCAGAGCCCGAATTGGTACTACGAGGCCGGTGCTCACTATCCACTCGTTATTGCTACGATTGAGGCCTTAAATGCGAACACACTTGATGCTGCTTACAACGACGTGGGCCGGCATTATGACGCACGTCAAGGAATTAGCACACGCTCTCACTGCCCGATCTTTCTTGGAACGAAAACCCATGTTCTGGCAATACAGGCTGCGCTGAATCAGAGGGTTGAAAGCGACTTTTACGTTTCGGATCTGCGTGATGTCTTTAGAGCGGTGTTGGAACGATCTGTTTTCAAACCGCTCGTTTGGGAGAGTCCTCTCGCGAATCGCGAACACCCTACGCCCTATGCTTATCTTCTCTATGAAATTGCGGGCGATTTGCGGCATTTATCGGAAACTGCCTTGGAAAAATCCACAACGCGAACGGCATCTCCACAAGCGGCAGCTCCCGGCCGCATTGCCAGTGACCTTGCGATGACGTGGTCGTTCTGTGTGTGGAGCATAGCGCGGTCATCAAATCATGTCAGTTCTGATTTTAGAGATCGCATCATCGAACAGTACTTCTTATTTGTGCTCGCACTCGGTTGGCAGCCAAGCGAGGTTTACCACGGTCCTATAGGCGCTGTTGCAGGACTTGAAGCTTGGCGCGACCTATTTATGGATGAGCTAGAAAGACGCTTCGCAGGCGCCTATCAGCACGAGTTGGACGCCCTAAGGAGTGCTTTCGATTCGTTGGATCGCGGTAAGCGGTTTGTCTTTGATGGTGCCGACTGGCTCCAGGAGAGGCTGTTTGGGAATTCTTAGAATTGAGTGCACATAGAATCTCCGTGTTGGTGCGGTGGCGAGTGGCAGCACTCCGATTCTTGTTTGCGAACGCGGCGCTGGTGCCACACTCACAACCATCTTGAATAGGGCCGCCGCCGGCGCGAGGCTACAACTTGAGTGGCGCTAAGCAACACAGCCGGAGCTTGTCCCCGGAGCCGCAAATGCAAGGATCATCATTCGCAAGCTTCCGCTCTCGCCGCATTCTTTGCAGGAGTCTGAATGACTTTCTTCTCCAATAAAGAGTAGAGTTGTCCGAATTTAGTAGATCCGTCCATACAGCCGGAACAGGAGTTATTTTGGAGCTTTCAGTAAGTAGTGATAGTTTGTCGTGCGCTCGCTGAAGGATATTGGAAGGTATATTTCTGGCTAACCCCGCGTTGACAGATGCGGTGAACTCCGCTCCAGTCTCTCGCATGAGATTTGTTCGGACCTCCCGTCTGAAATTGAGGCCCTCCTGTGAGCTTCGGAAGCGCAGAATTTTGCGAAGGATTTGTGGATCAGTTAGGACATATGCCCCAAGGTTCGTATCGAACCGACCTGAAACGCTATAGCTGGCAACCCGCTCTGCCCATTCGGATGCCGAGGGAATTCCAAAGGCGGCGCTGATGAGCTGTGAACCACCAAAAGGAACCTTTGCCGCCTGAATAGTGAGTCTCGTGCACGTGCTTCCCGTATGGACTAAGTCTGCCAAGCGCAAATAAGGGAACATTAGCCAAAGAGGTACTTGGCTTGGGGAAATTGCCTCGCTTATTCCTAGAAGCTTGGGAATATCGGGCATGAGGAGTGCATCCGAGACATCGAATCCTATGTCTCGGCTGCGAGGTTCCTCAAAAGGAACAACACAGCGTTCGATTTTGTCGATGAGTTCTCGGCCTTCTTTTTCCTTGCCTTGTGCGGGTACGACTTGCCTTTCGAGCATCTCGCGTACCGGCATTGTGGAAATTAGACCGTCGTTCGAAATAGGGACGGCATTTTGCCCGCCCAGCCTTATCAGCCTAAGGTCACCAAAGACATCGCCTGGCCTATAAATGACAGCCGGCACGGTAACTGTATGGATAAACCGAAGGACGTCCGCCTCGATGAGTTCTCGGAATAGGTCTTCTTTGACCACGCTAAAGAGAGCCGCCAGGCTTACTAACTGCAAATAAACACGATCAAAGCAGATCAGTCCCACAGTAAAATCGTGCATCGCGGTGGACTGAGAAGTAGGTAGTTCATCGTTAGAAAATCCCAGCCCAATTGTGACCTTGCCTACATTTCCGTCTTTATCTTTGATTTCTGCTGTCTCTTCCGCGAGCCATGTCCCTGGTGGTTTGAAATCCGTAATGTAGTAGGCGGTGCTATCGCTCTTCACATCACCTTGGATAGGTATCGGAGTGCCGGCAAGAGCACCGTGTGCGCTACTCACTTGCCATCTCCGACTCTGAACGGCGCAATCAAGTAGTGTGAGAGCGGCACGATGGTCAGTGTAGCGTCGAGTTCGATAGACGATCCGGTGCACACCCGCGACGACCTTTGTCGCGTCTGAAGTAGCGACAAAATGAGGCCCTGGACCAAAGAGCCTCATCTCTTCTGCGTGCTTCGCAAGCAGGTCCAGAACGTATTGATCGCGTACGCTATAACCTAAGAAGAGCACAGTGGAAATGGCGAAGATCGTTCTGAGTGACGACAAGTACGCTTGATCCTGCACGAGCTTCGCGTAATCTTCCGTCGCGAAAACAAGGCTTTCCGCATTGCTCGCAGTCCCATGTAGCTTAGCGATGAACGAGGTTCGAGACTCGCACAATTCGATTGCACTCGAGAGATCGGTCTTCTGAATCACGCGGATAGGTCCGAGGGACTGCTCTAGCATCTCATCCGCATTCGTCGTCACAACGAGTACCGCTGGCAATTCCCGTATCTGCTGTATAAGCCTGGTATACAAAGCACTCGGTTGCTTTGGGCCGAGAACCTTCGTTAAGAATTTCAGATATGTACTCTTATCTAGATCCTTGCAGAGTTGGAAGAAGGCGGGAAGGTCTTTGTCTATGAGTGAAACTGCACGTCTGTTATCGAAATCAGCGACAGAGCTGAAGAACTCACGTCTCAGCTGGCGCGCAAGTTCGATCCACGTTGGGTACTCATTCCATGCGCTCACTCCAGCGCCTAGCCATAGCACGAGAGGTCTAACGCTTTCAGTGACCGTCTTCCGCAACAATCGAACAGATGTGATTGTGTGCGGGTCCGCAGAGTTCAGCATGAAGCCAAGAGTCGCCTTGTTGTCACAGGGAGAGTAGCACGAACGAGAACTGCGAAACATGGGACGAAACATGGGAAGAAACCGGGGGATACAGACGGGACGTTCCCATTCCGGCATTCGATGCAGCGCTCACTCCGGATGATCTTCCGCCTTGTACCGCAAAGAAGCTCCTAAGCCTCGAAGCTGCTAAATGAACGAGGTTCTTTTTAGATCAGGGGCGGAACTCTGACTTTCCTTCTGACTCCCACCATTGCTTGCAGCGCAGTTCGTCTGCGTCAGCGTTGTCCGGGTTCGAATTGGAACACGCGGCAGCTTGCGTCACATACTTCATTCCGAGCATCGCGTTGTAGCGGACATACTGGGAGGAGTCGGTGAGGTGCCTGGCATACGTTTCAAGGGCAGCAACACTCTTTAGCTCGGCCAAAGCCTGCATCGCGCAATCCCTGACGACTTCGTCGGGGGCATCGTCAACGATTTGGACCAAATAGGGAACGGCCTCCTGAGTGTGAAGCTCTCGCAGAGCCAACGCCAGGTTACCCTCAGGCTGGCGATAGGGGCCGGGCCGATCATGTCGCACGGCGATGAGCACCGGTACGGCGAGCGGCATTACCGAGACATCACCGGTTTTTACTGCCGCAAATAGTGCCCAGCGCGATTCTTCCTCATTGTCGTGCGCGATCACATCGTGCAGCGCTTCGCGAGATGCAGGAGATGCAAGTCCAGCGAGACGCTGAATGCTTACCAAGCGAGCATGCGGATCGGCGTCGGAAAGGCCTGCGCGAAAGTCGGCTTCGATCTGCTTGGTGAGATCGCCTCCTGCACTTGTTGCCAGCGCCGAAGAGACGCTCAAGGCTCCTTCGCAATCATGTATGAGTTCCAGAGCCGCTGTATCGGCAACCGATTTCGCGAAGGTGATCCAGTAGCTGTCGAGGACGAGGTCGGAGCAATTGTGCCCTTGGAGAAATCCTCCGGAGTAATAGGCGAAGTGGATGGGTACATGTGAGAGATCTAAACTGCGGCTCTCACCCTTGTACCACCGGTCGACCGAGATAAGCGCCACGCCTTCTTTGGCTTCGTTACCATTACCGGTTAGATCGACCTGCACAACTCTGCCACGGAAAACCAGGGGCGCGTCTTTTGCGAGGCCTCGAATGTCCTCGTATCCAAGGGGAGGACGAATGCGGGCTGACAGAAGCGGACAGAGAAAGACGAGCAGACAGATGGTTCGCCGCACATCGTTATTGTGCAACAAACAGTGGGAAACGTGGAACAAGAAACCTGGGGACAGGGCGAAACCTTCCCATTCCGGGATTCTCTGAAGCACTCACTCCGAATGATCTTCCGACATGGCCTTGTATCAGGAAGAAGTTCCTAAGCTGTTAGCCTTTCACCATGCTGGTTGCCGGCAACTTTCGGCCGATTGACCCCCGCACCTGGCCATGGCCGGTCTGGCTATGGCTG contains:
- a CDS encoding SIR2 family protein, with amino-acid sequence MSAWNEYPTWIELARQLRREFFSSVADFDNRRAVSLIDKDLPAFFQLCKDLDKSTYLKFLTKVLGPKQPSALYTRLIQQIRELPAVLVVTTNADEMLEQSLGPIRVIQKTDLSSAIELCESRTSFIAKLHGTASNAESLVFATEDYAKLVQDQAYLSSLRTIFAISTVLFLGYSVRDQYVLDLLAKHAEEMRLFGPGPHFVATSDATKVVAGVHRIVYRTRRYTDHRAALTLLDCAVQSRRWQVSSAHGALAGTPIPIQGDVKSDSTAYYITDFKPPGTWLAEETAEIKDKDGNVGKVTIGLGFSNDELPTSQSTAMHDFTVGLICFDRVYLQLVSLAALFSVVKEDLFRELIEADVLRFIHTVTVPAVIYRPGDVFGDLRLIRLGGQNAVPISNDGLISTMPVREMLERQVVPAQGKEKEGRELIDKIERCVVPFEEPRSRDIGFDVSDALLMPDIPKLLGISEAISPSQVPLWLMFPYLRLADLVHTGSTCTRLTIQAAKVPFGGSQLISAAFGIPSASEWAERVASYSVSGRFDTNLGAYVLTDPQILRKILRFRSSQEGLNFRREVRTNLMRETGAEFTASVNAGLARNIPSNILQRAHDKLSLLTESSKITPVPAVWTDLLNSDNSTLYWRRKSFRLLQRMRRERKLANDDPCICGSGDKLRLCCLAPLKL
- a CDS encoding HEAT repeat domain-containing protein, yielding MRRTICLLVFLCPLLSARIRPPLGYEDIRGLAKDAPLVFRGRVVQVDLTGNGNEAKEGVALISVDRWYKGESRSLDLSHVPIHFAYYSGGFLQGHNCSDLVLDSYWITFAKSVADTAALELIHDCEGALSVSSALATSAGGDLTKQIEADFRAGLSDADPHARLVSIQRLAGLASPASREALHDVIAHDNEEESRWALFAAVKTGDVSVMPLAVPVLIAVRHDRPGPYRQPEGNLALALRELHTQEAVPYLVQIVDDAPDEVVRDCAMQALAELKSVAALETYARHLTDSSQYVRYNAMLGMKYVTQAAACSNSNPDNADADELRCKQWWESEGKSEFRP